From the genome of Candidatus Nitrosocosmicus oleophilus, one region includes:
- a CDS encoding helix-turn-helix domain-containing protein, with amino-acid sequence MLNRREKEQQVIRLAEDGKTTRDIAKIAHVSLQVIGKIIRKHTGDPD; translated from the coding sequence GTGCTAAATAGAAGAGAAAAAGAACAACAAGTCATCAGACTAGCAGAGGACGGGAAAACAACCAGAGATATAGCCAAAATCGCCCATGTCTCCTTGCAAGTAATTGGTAAAATAATAAGAAAGCATACAGGAGACCCTGACTAA
- a CDS encoding RiPP maturation radical SAM C-methyltransferase: MDVALVVMPFGIIQRPSLGVSLLKASLSKNQISSKIYYFNLDLARMIGFKLYSKIAGHSSLLGEYLFSRTAFDSKQWNTEELKHFVKKYTDESSLELIQQLARIKEDIPCFIEECAEKVLSENPKIIGFSSIFHQNCASISVARKIKEKSSAQIIFGGANCENEMGAALLKCVPDIDFVCSGEGDKSFIEFTKLFLQNMNAKVQGIITSQSSELEKYLTQPILDMDSLPIPDFDEYYKKIKDLSLEEIQPKCTMETSRGCWWGEKHQCTFCGLNGATMNFRSKSVQRCLTEIKYLKRKYDIKNIYVVDNILDLRYINSLFPELEKEEIGVQFFYETKSNLSKQQLIQMKNTGVNYLQPGIESLSDKILKIMEKGVTGLQNIQLLKWCRELNINAYWNLLYGFPEEPYDEYDKMAGMVPLLTHIKPPSGIFQISLDRFSPYFINPKFYGLTNVRPRQDYYDVYPFADQDIRSLAYHFDFDYEEDRYPFQYVTKLRNEISAWSNKWKQEAPVLVAISTDDENLYIHDTRDCRKNTKDLLRDQTALIYRICDSVHSFNSIYMKIKSTFPNMDKTMLLSELESLINRKIMISYDNNYLSLANTFK, encoded by the coding sequence TTGGATGTTGCTCTTGTTGTAATGCCTTTTGGGATAATTCAACGCCCTTCACTAGGAGTTAGTCTTCTTAAAGCTTCACTCAGTAAAAACCAAATCTCAAGCAAAATCTATTATTTCAATCTAGACTTAGCAAGAATGATTGGATTTAAGCTTTACAGTAAGATCGCAGGACATTCAAGCTTACTAGGAGAATACTTATTTTCGAGAACTGCATTCGATTCAAAACAATGGAACACAGAAGAGTTAAAACATTTTGTAAAAAAATATACAGACGAGTCTTCATTAGAATTAATCCAACAATTGGCCAGAATCAAAGAAGACATACCATGCTTTATAGAAGAATGCGCAGAGAAAGTTTTGAGTGAAAATCCGAAGATAATTGGTTTCAGCAGCATATTCCACCAGAATTGTGCTTCCATATCTGTTGCTAGAAAAATTAAAGAGAAATCTTCTGCACAAATAATATTTGGTGGTGCTAATTGTGAAAATGAAATGGGCGCAGCACTCCTCAAATGTGTACCCGATATTGATTTTGTTTGTTCAGGAGAAGGCGATAAATCATTCATAGAATTCACTAAATTATTTCTTCAAAATATGAACGCTAAAGTACAGGGTATAATTACAAGTCAATCATCTGAATTAGAAAAATATTTGACCCAACCAATATTAGACATGGATAGTCTTCCTATTCCTGACTTTGATGAATATTATAAGAAAATAAAAGATCTCTCGCTAGAAGAAATCCAACCAAAATGTACCATGGAAACTTCACGTGGTTGTTGGTGGGGAGAAAAACATCAATGTACATTTTGTGGCCTTAATGGCGCTACGATGAATTTTAGATCGAAATCAGTACAGAGATGTTTAACAGAGATAAAATATTTAAAGAGAAAATATGATATTAAAAATATATACGTTGTTGATAATATTTTAGATTTAAGATATATTAATAGTTTATTTCCAGAACTTGAAAAAGAAGAAATCGGTGTTCAATTTTTTTATGAAACTAAATCCAATCTTAGTAAACAACAACTTATACAAATGAAAAATACTGGGGTTAATTATCTTCAACCAGGAATAGAAAGTTTAAGCGACAAAATACTAAAGATTATGGAAAAGGGAGTAACAGGACTGCAAAATATTCAACTCTTAAAATGGTGTAGAGAATTAAATATTAATGCATACTGGAATCTTCTATATGGATTTCCTGAAGAACCGTATGATGAATATGACAAAATGGCAGGAATGGTGCCATTATTAACACATATCAAACCTCCATCAGGAATTTTTCAGATTAGTCTGGATCGATTCAGCCCATATTTCATTAATCCAAAATTTTATGGATTGACGAATGTCCGTCCTAGACAAGATTATTATGATGTTTACCCCTTTGCCGATCAGGATATACGAAGTCTAGCTTATCATTTTGATTTTGATTATGAAGAGGATAGGTACCCGTTTCAATATGTTACTAAACTGAGAAATGAAATTTCTGCTTGGTCAAACAAATGGAAACAAGAAGCACCGGTATTAGTAGCAATCAGTACAGATGACGAAAATTTATATATACATGATACACGAGATTGTAGAAAAAATACTAAGGATTTATTAAGAGATCAGACTGCCCTAATTTATAGAATATGTGACTCTGTTCATTCTTTTAATAGTATTTACATGAAAATCAAATCTACTTTTCCAAATATGGATAAAACTATGTTATTAAGTGAACTTGAAAGTCTCATTAATAGAAAAATAATGATATCTTATGACAATAATTATTTATCTTTGGCCAATACTTTTAAATAG
- a CDS encoding CHRD domain-containing protein, whose amino-acid sequence MRSEHSVLDLDNPIFIVLLVFFAILSNICYVWGQTNSTYIASLNGTNVLPSAYANSSGIGEIVISRDSEGNVYEVVYNILLKNISNILTVDLHNAPEGINGTTTYSIYDIFSIPRVDQNSSSVVLRGSLDLINFESTLGGKADPSLLFSGSNPFTYEALERELLFNRTYIDVHTAKFPEGELRGQLHPIYK is encoded by the coding sequence ATGCGATCAGAACACTCGGTACTAGATCTGGATAATCCTATTTTTATCGTTCTTTTAGTTTTTTTCGCCATCCTTTCCAATATATGTTATGTATGGGGTCAGACAAATTCAACCTATATTGCTTCATTAAATGGTACTAATGTGTTACCCTCCGCCTATGCAAATTCATCAGGGATTGGTGAAATTGTTATTAGCAGAGATAGTGAAGGGAATGTTTACGAAGTTGTTTACAACATACTTCTCAAAAATATTTCAAACATTCTCACCGTTGATCTCCACAACGCACCAGAGGGAATCAATGGAACGACAACTTATTCTATTTATGATATTTTTAGTATTCCACGGGTTGACCAAAACTCAAGCTCAGTGGTATTGAGAGGATCTTTGGACTTAATTAATTTTGAAAGTACCTTAGGAGGTAAGGCTGATCCCTCTTTACTTTTTTCTGGATCTAACCCTTTTACATATGAGGCACTAGAACGGGAACTACTTTTTAATCGAACTTATATTGACGTTCATACAGCGAAATTCCCAGAAGGGGAACTACGAGGGCAGTTACACCCAATTTACAAGTAA
- a CDS encoding trypsin-like serine peptidase — translation MSIHDLDQNRFLALEPFEAMIETNEFLPVSYLDKGLIRQRAVARVKMGSKFASGFLVSSSLFLTNNHVISTQGQIQNSTFEFNYQKDIHGDVQSTDSYTASEDVFITSDKNDLDYTLIKLNNNPGDKWGYIQLNKNPQYKKGSFCNIIQHPDGRYKEISIQENRLTKIFAKYIRYFTDTETGSSGSPVFNNEWDLISLHHAFGDTTQDSFGLDIYVNNEGIRIDALIEDLVTKLNNISNGESIKRELGLS, via the coding sequence ATGTCAATCCATGATTTAGACCAAAATAGATTCCTAGCACTTGAACCCTTTGAAGCAATGATAGAAACGAATGAATTTCTACCAGTATCTTATTTGGATAAAGGGTTAATCAGACAACGAGCAGTTGCAAGGGTTAAGATGGGGTCTAAATTTGCTAGTGGTTTTTTAGTTTCATCATCCTTATTTTTGACGAATAATCATGTTATAAGCACACAAGGTCAAATCCAAAATTCAACATTTGAATTTAATTATCAGAAAGATATACATGGTGATGTTCAGTCCACGGATTCTTACACCGCGTCAGAAGATGTCTTCATAACAAGCGACAAAAACGATTTGGATTACACTTTAATTAAATTAAATAACAATCCCGGAGATAAGTGGGGCTACATTCAGTTGAACAAGAATCCTCAGTATAAGAAAGGATCATTTTGTAATATTATACAACATCCCGATGGTAGGTACAAAGAGATCTCAATTCAAGAAAATCGTTTGACAAAGATATTTGCGAAATATATTCGATACTTCACAGACACTGAAACGGGATCATCTGGGTCTCCAGTGTTTAACAACGAATGGGATTTGATATCTCTTCACCATGCTTTCGGGGATACAACTCAAGATAGTTTTGGTTTAGATATTTATGTCAATAATGAGGGTATACGGATAGATGCATTAATAGAGGATCTGGTAACAAAATTAAACAACATTAGCAATGGAGAATCAATTAAGAGGGAATTAGGTTTAAGTTAA
- a CDS encoding FxsB family cyclophane-forming radical SAM/SPASM peptide maturase, with protein sequence MKRNTTIRFTTFVWKISSRCNLNCSYCYIYNGQDNNWKNQPPFMTAEVASQAALNIARYCNSNSIKKIGIVFHGGEPLLGGADYLAKIISTLENVFHKYAVKFYISIQSNGLLFSPEIGDLLLRKNVTLSISLDGPPVINDKNRIDHFGNPSTNLLESKLHILTSSKYRKIFGGFLCVINIESNPILVLEYLLSYEPASIDFLLPDNNHDYLPLGMKNNNTIYADWLIEIFDYWFSHKTKTNVRMFDVLIRSVLGQRSTMDSFGLTPMEFVVIETNGDIEGLDVLKTTYSGAARLGYNVFENTLDQVSSHAIIKLMQRGFESLCAECRECSIVDICGGGYLPHRYSTKSEFDNPSVYCNDLMKLIVHIKNKVFSEIKGSNLNEKLFNHK encoded by the coding sequence TTGAAAAGAAATACAACTATACGATTTACTACTTTTGTCTGGAAAATCTCAAGTCGTTGTAACTTAAATTGTTCATATTGTTACATATATAATGGACAAGATAATAACTGGAAAAATCAGCCCCCTTTTATGACCGCGGAAGTAGCATCCCAAGCAGCATTAAATATTGCTAGGTATTGCAATTCCAATTCAATAAAAAAAATTGGGATAGTTTTTCATGGAGGCGAACCTCTTCTTGGGGGTGCAGATTATTTAGCGAAGATAATATCGACCTTAGAAAACGTATTCCATAAATATGCTGTAAAGTTTTATATAAGTATCCAATCCAATGGACTTTTATTTTCACCTGAAATCGGTGATCTACTGTTAAGAAAAAATGTAACGCTATCGATTAGCCTTGATGGACCTCCTGTAATAAATGATAAGAACCGGATCGATCATTTTGGAAACCCAAGTACGAATCTTTTGGAAAGTAAATTACATATTTTAACATCATCTAAATATAGAAAAATTTTTGGAGGATTTCTATGCGTAATTAATATCGAATCGAACCCGATTTTAGTATTAGAGTATTTATTATCTTATGAACCAGCTTCCATTGATTTTCTTCTCCCAGATAATAATCATGACTATTTACCATTAGGTATGAAAAATAATAATACCATATATGCAGATTGGTTAATTGAAATCTTTGACTATTGGTTTAGTCATAAAACAAAAACAAATGTAAGAATGTTTGATGTATTAATACGTAGTGTGTTAGGTCAAAGGTCTACTATGGATTCATTCGGATTAACGCCTATGGAATTTGTTGTTATTGAAACCAACGGAGATATTGAAGGCCTGGATGTTCTGAAAACCACTTATAGTGGAGCGGCTCGTCTAGGATACAACGTATTTGAAAATACTTTAGATCAAGTTTCTTCACATGCTATCATTAAACTAATGCAAAGGGGTTTTGAATCACTTTGTGCAGAGTGTAGAGAATGCTCAATAGTTGATATCTGTGGAGGTGGATATTTGCCTCATCGTTATTCGACAAAAAGCGAATTTGATAATCCAAGTGTTTATTGTAATGATCTCATGAAATTAATTGTGCATATAAAAAATAAGGTATTTAGTGAAATTAAGGGATCAAATCTCAATGAAAAACTATTTAATCACAAATAA